The DNA window CCTTTGCCATTCTGGCCCCATGACAAGCCAAGCAAGATCACGACTGCTTCGAGCGTTCGCCGTGTTGCTGGGATTGGTCGCCGCCGCGGCGCTGATCGAATTGGGATTGCGCCTGGCGTCGGTGACGATCACGGTGACCGTGCGCCCGCCTGACAACGAGGTGCAAACCCATTTCGACGATTTGATTGTCTGCGCGGGTGACAGCCACACGGCCGGGCAAGGCGCGCCACGCGGCCTGGGATACCCCGAACAGCTCGAGGCCTTGCTTAACGAATCACGGGGCGGACGTATCACGCGGGTGATTAACCTGGGGCTCGGCGGCCAGAACAGTTCCGAAGCCGCCGATAGCGTGCTCGCGTTTCTCGAACACACGCCGCGAGCGCCGGTTGCCATCATCTTCAACGCGGGTAAAAACAACGACCACAACCTGCGCCGGGCGCGCATCGCGCCGGAACTGGTGCACGAAGGTGATTATCGCGATTGGGCGCGCTATCTGCTTTCGGAAAGCCGGGCGTTTCGACTCAGCCAGATCACAGTGCGCCGGCTTGAAGGCCTGGCGCGCGAGGAGCGCAACACGGAAACGCTTGAATATGAGGACATGCTCTACGTGGACGGCCCGGGCGAAATCGCCATGATGCGGCGCTGGATTGAAATGGACCTGGACGCGCTGGCCGCGCGGACGTCGTGTCCGGTGGTGCTGCTCAATTACTGGACGCCGGTATCGTGGGTTGACGAAACTTTCGCCGCGGCGGCGACGCGGCCGCGCTTCCACTTCTGCGACGCCCGCGCTTTCGGCACCGACTTCTCTCTGGAATTCATCGCCACGGCGGACATCACCGAGAAGCACCTGGGCGGCCACCCGAACGAGCGCGGCTACGCGGTGTTGGCCGAGTTGGTCGGCAAGCTGCTGCGCGAGGAAATCCTGCCCGCTGCGGCGCCGGGAATTTAGTTTGACGTTAATCCGTGCCGTTAGGTATCTTGGAGTGAGATATCCGCCAGCGTACAACTCGAATGGGAGGGCCGCTATGCCATTTCGCGGTGCAGTCTGCGCATTGATCGCGCTGCTTCTGGTCGCCGGTCTACCGGCCTGCGGCGGCAAGGCAAGGCCGGTCATCGACCCCATGGAATCCGCCCGCGATGGCGTGCCCAGCCAAGTGATCGCCGCCGAAGGCGTGCGCTTCACGACGGGCGCCCTGCCCTTTGGCTGGCGCAAATTGCTGCGTGGCGAAGCGAAGGCCGGTTTTCTCAACGAAGTGCACGGCCAAGCGATTATGGTCAACGTCGTCTACGCGCCCAATCGCAATGCGGGTTTGGTCGCGTTGCGCAATCACCTGCTGTTCGACCTGGCCGAGCGCCGCATCCACGAGCACGAGATGATCGAGGTCGACCACCGGCAGGCGTTGTGGACGGTGGCCCGCGGGCGGCTCGACGGCGCCGCGGTGCAACTAGCGCTCGTCGTGGTGCGCATCGATGACTGGGTGTACGACTTCGCCTACGTAAGCACGCCGGAGAATTTCGACGTGTGCCTTGGCGATTTTCGCGGAATGCTTAACGGCTTCCATCAAAGCCGCGCCTACGATCAACCGGAGTAGTCCGTGAAAACCACTGACTTCCTACAACGCACCGGCCATAAGGTGGCAGACGCCATGGCGGGATTCGGCCGCGTCATCTCGCTAGGCGGCCAGACGATTGTGCAGTCGGTGAAACCGCCCTATGAGATCAGCGAGATTTTCCGGCAGGTCCAGCTATTGGGCGTCGAATCCATTTCGATCGCCCTGCTGACGGCCTTTTTCACGGGCATGGTGTTCGCGCTGCAATTCGCGGTGGGCTTGGACCGTTTCGGCGGCAAGGAATACGTGTCGGTGGTAACGGGTATCGCCTTTTTGCGCGAACTCGGGCCGGTGTTGTGCTCGGTCGTGGTGGGCAGCCGTGTGGGCTCGGGCATCGCGGCGGAGCTGGGCTCCATGGCGGTCACCGAGCAGATCGACGCCATCCGGGCCCTGGGCTCCAATCCGGTCAAGAAGCTGGTCGTGCCGCGCATGTGGGCCATGCTGATCGCCCTGCCCTCCCTGGCGATGCTGGCCGACGTCGTGGGCATCGCCGGCGGCATGGTGGTGGGCGTGACGGAAGTGGGGCTATCGGCCCAAACCTATCTGAGCGATACGATCGACGGCGTGGGAGTGGTCGACTTGATCACCGGTCTGATCAAAACTTATTTCTTCGCCGTGGGCATCGTGCTGATCGCGTGCCACAACGGCATGACGGCGTACGGTGGCACCGAAGGTGTCGGGCAGGCCACGACGAAGACGGTGGTGGGCGGATTGATTTACCTTTTTCTGGCGGACTTCTTCTTGACGCGCGCCATGATTCCGTTCGGGTAAGGGGAGCAGATGGCCAAAGGCGACACGCTGATCCGCTTCGAACACGTCGAAAAGTCTTTCGGCCCGAAGGTCATTTACGACGACCTCACCATCGACGTGAAGGAAGGCGAGAACCTGGTGATCATCGGCGGCTCGGGTACGGGCAAGTCGGTGCTGCTTAAGATTCTCATCGGCCTGTTGACGCCCGAGGCGGGCCACGTCTGGTTCGGCGACCGGGAAATCACCGCCATGGGCGAAGACGAACTGATCAAGGTGCGGGCCGACATCGCCTACGTGTTTCAACAGGCCGCGCTCTTTGATTCGATGACCGTGGCCGACAACATCGCCTATCCGCTGCGCGCCCATTTGAATCTGACCCACGACGAGTTGTGGGACAAAGTGCAACTCAACCTGGATCGCGTCGGCCTGCCGGGCTCGGCGCACCTGATGCCCTCGGAACTGTCGGGCGGCATGCGCAAACGCATCGGCCTGGCGCGGGCCATTGCGCTGGAGCCGCGGGTGATTCTCTGGGACGAGCCGACGACCGGCCTGGATCCGTCCAACACGCGGCGCATCAGCGAGTTGATTCTGAAAATGCAGGAAGACCTGAGCGTCACGAGCTTGGTGGTCACCCACGACATGAGTAGCGCCATGCTGGTCGCCGATCGCATCGCGCTGCTGCACGATTTGCGTATCCATCAGGTGATTGCGAAAGCGGATATCAAAAACGAGCCGGAGGGTTCGCTTATTCGAGATTTCATCGAAGGGAATCTCGACTTGTAGGAGGCGTTATGGCGCTGAGCAAATCGAACGAAATAAAAGTCGGCCTATTCGCCTTGATTACGTTGGGGGCGTTTCTTGCCTCGATCATCGTGCTGACCAGCAAGACGAGTCTGTTTCGCTCCACGATCACGCTGGAGACGAGTTTCAAAGACATCGCCGGATTGATCAACGGCAGCGAAGTGCGGCTGTCTGGCGTCACCGTGGGTTTCGTCAAGGACATCCGCTTCTCCCCCGAAGAGGGCGACCCGACGGTGTTCGTGGATTTCTCCATCGACGACCGCGGCATGGACCGCGTCAACAAAGACGGTGTGGCGACAATTTCCTCCCTGGGTCTGCTGGGTAAAAAGTACCTGGAGGTCGTGCCGGGCGACATCTCCGCAGGCCTGGTGGAGGACGGCGACTTCCTCAAGGGCATCGATCCGGCGTCGATGGCCGAGGCGTTGGACAAGGCGGGCGTCGTGCTCGACAACATCGGCGAGACTTCCGCGCACCTGAAAACGCTGTTCGCCTCCATCGCCGGCGAGGGCGACGCGCAGACGGAACTGTCGCGTACCATCGCCAACATTCGGCGCATCACCAGCGAGGTGGAGAGTGGCAAAGGCGTGCTGCACGAGTTGATTTACAGCCCGGCCAAGGCCGAGATTCTCAACGACCTGAAGGCGACGGTGGCCAATATCCGCACGATCAGCAAGCGCATCGAGGAAGGCCCCGGCAACGTGCATGAGATCATTTACGGCGAGCAGATCAAGGTGTTCCTGGACGACCTGCGGCAAACCAGCGAGGTGCTGCGGGCGGTGATCACCGACGTGCGCGACGAGAGCGGGGTCATCCACGGGCTGATTTACGACGAAGACAAAGCGCAAATGCTGGAAGACTTGAAGAAGTCGGCCGCCAACCTGGCCAAAATCAGCGAACGGATCGAACGCGGCGAAGGCACGCTGGGCGGGCTGCTGATCGACCCGACCATTTACGAAGATTTGAAGAAACTTACCGGCGAGGTCGAGCGCAACCGCGTCTTGAAGACCTATATTAGATACGTGGTACAAAAGCGTGAAGCGGATCTGGAGGAAAGCCTGGAACCGCCCAAAACGCCGGTGATCGAGCAACCCGAAGAAGACACGGACACGCCGCAAACGGATGAGCCAAACTAAGACGCCACAACCGGGATACGAACAACTCCTGCAACCGCGCTTGTTGTCGATCCACAACAGCTTCTATCGCGGCAAAACCGCCGACCGCCTAAAGGTGTATTTCTTCGGTGGGCTGACGGTGCTTTTCTGGATCGGCCTGCTCGTGGCGGGCATTTTCCTGATCGGCCGCCTCGCCGCCGAAGAGCCTTTCGGTTCGATCCTGGTGCACAAGCTGCTGGGTTTTCTGTTCATGATTTTCTTCGCGGTGCTGGTCTTCTCCAACATCGTGACGAGCCTCAGCAACCTGTTCCTGGCCGACGACCTGTACCTGCTGGTCAGCGCGCCGGTGAAGATCGACCGCCTCTTTCTCTCGCGCAGCCTGACCGCGGGCCTGCAATCGGGTTGGATGGTGATGCTTTTTGCCCTGCCCATTTGGCTCTCGGCGGGGATCGTGTTCAACAGCCCGATGTGGTTCTACCCGTGGATGGTCATGATCATGGCCATCTTCCTGCTGCTGCCCGCGGCGATCGGCTCGCTGGTGACGATGATACTCGTCCGCGCCTTTCCGGCCCGCAAAACCCAGGACATCCTGGTCATCCTCTCCATCGGCCTGGTGATCGCGTTCTACTTCCTCGTGCGCTTCATGCGGCCCGAGCAACTGTTCAATCCCGACCTCTTCCACGGTTTCGCCGAGTACTTCGCCACCTTGCAGGCGCCCGATTCGCCGCTGCTTCCCGCGGTGTGGGCCACCGAAGCGCTGTGGGCCGGGCTCAAGGGCACGATCGACGGCAACACCGTGCTGCTGACCGCCTACGGCTTGTTTTCCGGCCTCGGCGGATTGGCGGTCGCAGCCTGGCTGGCCGAGAAGTGGTATCTCGACGCCTTCAGCAAAGCGCAGGAGGGCCGCAAGGCGCGTTTGACGATTTCGATGTCGTCGAATCGTTTTTTCCACGCGCTCACGCTCTTCGTCCGGCCGCTGCGGCGAATGATCATCATCAAGGATTTGAAATCCTTCTTCCGCGAAACGACGCAGTGGACCCAACTGCTTCTGCTGCTGGCGCTGTGCGTGGTGTACCTGTTCAACTTCAAGGTGCTGCCGCTCGAGCGCTTCGGCCTGACCTTCTACCACCGCAGCCTGATTACCTTCGTGAACCTGGTGCTGGCGGGCTTCGTCCTTTCGGCGGTCAGCGTGCGCTTCGTGCTGCCGGCCATTTCCACCGAGGGACGCGCCTTTTGGATTCTGCGTGCTGCCCCGGTGCGCATGCGCGACGTGGTGCTGGCGAAGTTCGCGATGATGGCCCCGCCGATCGTCGTGATCGGGCAGTTGCTCGTGGTGATCAGCAACTACTTTTTGGGCACGCACACCTTCTTGATGGTCTACACATCGGTGCTGATGCTTTTCGTCTCGGTGGGCATCACGTCGATGGCCATCGGCGTCGGGGCGGTCATGCCCGCGTTCAACGAGCGCAACATTGCGCGCATGGCCACGGGTGCCAGTTCGATCGTCTACATGGTCTCTGCGATGTTTTTCATTCTTTTGATGGTCGCCCTCTCCTTTTACCCGGGCAAAAGCGCTCTGTTCGCGATCATCTCCAACCGCGCCTTGAACCAAACCGAGTGGATTCTCTCCGCCGCCGCTTCCTTCATTGCCCTATCCGCCTTCGTCACCGCCGTCTGGGTGCCGCTGCGCCTGGGCATCCGCGCCCTAGAAACCCGCGAAGGCTAAACCCCAGGCAGTGCCTGGACCGGACCTTGTCCGGGGAAAAACCCAGGGACATGGTCTTGTTACGTGTCCCGGTTTTCCAGGCTGAGCCTGGACCGGGATGGTTTCGTCTGGATCCCCGCCTGCGCGGGGATGACGGCGTTGACGAAAGAAGGATTGTCGGCACCACGGACGCCACCGCTTTTGCATCCTTTCGTCCCGTCATTCCCGCGTAGGCGGGAAACCAGGAAACAAATGGAAAAACCCAGGGACATGGTCTTGTTACGTGGGCTCGCCGCCTCTACGAGCTTCACACCAAACCGTAGGAATGCCGGGGTGCCATAGTCTCACCGCCGATGGCGGTGAGACTATGGCACCCTTCAATCAACATCTGCGGCCGGAATCCAAACACAGTCCCGTAGGGGCGCAATCTATACAATTTATCAGTCGAAACGCAATTGTCCCGCCGTGAAGGGGCGAACACAAACGTAACCCCCGGCGGCGATGAGTCTTTCCTCCCCAAGCCAGCGTGAATACCCCGTTGAATCGGCATCGCTCGGCGGTCGATAATAGGGCGCAACCGAAACAGGCGGTTTCGCCGCCGACATAAGAAAACCAAACGGGGAGGAGACCACCATGAAGCGCCGCCATCACGATGCCCACCGGACGCCGAAAAACATCTCACGTTACCGGAAGTGGACGATCCGGCTGATGATCGGCTGCCTGCTGGCGCTTTTCGCCGCCCCGGCGGCAGCGGATGTGGGCTCGTGGGAATTGCTGAATCAATACGGGATTACGTATAGCAACTCGGCGTTGGTGCGCTTGTCGGCGCCGAGCGCGGATTACCTCTATACCGCAAGCGTTCATCAGGATGGAGCGGAATCGGCCCAACTGATGCACCTTTCGACCGACGGTGGCTACACCTGGGATACGTTGGTGCGCGTGGTGGCCGACCCCGGCTTTTGCGGCATGTTCAAGTTCGTCCACATGATTCTCGACGTACAGTTCGTTAGCGAAACCTACGGCATCCGCGGCGGCTTCGGCGCCAAAGACGCCTGTTTCGACGCCCTGCCCGAACCGCTCTGCCTGGCCTGCATATTCCTCAACGGCACCGAAGCGCACGTGACCGAAGACGGCGGGGAAACCTGGCAGCCGGCCGTTCTTCACGACGCGCCGCTCAACGGCTCGATCAACGTGATCCACATGCTCGACGAAGCGGTGGGCTACGCCGGCGGGCAATACGGCACCTTCCTGGTCACATCCGACGGCGGTCGGAACTGGACGCACCTGGGCAATCCGGACACATCCTCGGACGAGTGGGAAGTCCGCGTGCACGACATTTTCTTCCTCGACGATCAAACCGGCTACATCGGCACCGGTTTTTACGACGACGACCTCGCGCCGCCGATCTTGACCGAGGCGACGCAGCCCCAGCAGGTCGTGGAGTGGGCGATTCACCGCACGCGCATGGAACGCGACGCGCGCTACCGCATGGCCTATGGGCTGGCTCATCCAGATAACGGCCCGAAGGGCGCGTACGGCAAAATCATGAAAACGACGGACGGTGGTCAAAGCTGGACGGTGCTGCACCAAGACGACGCCCGGGCGTTCTACAATGTCCTTTTCCTCGACGAGGATAACGGTTTCGCGATCGGCGAATCGTACAAAGGATTCGTTTCCCCCTTGTACGTGCTGCTGCGCACCCGCGACGGCGGCGCGACATGGCAGGAAGTGAACCTGCCGCCGTGGCAATCGATTTCGGGGTTAATCGACGAGTACTGGATGTATGACATCAATTTCGTGAGCGATCACCTGGGCTTCGTGATCGCCGACGGTCCATCGTTCCCGCTGGCGCGGACGATCGTGTTTTACACCGAGGACGGCGGTGACACGTGGCAGGTGGATCCCTTTAATGAAGGCACGTACGCTCCGCTCGACATCGAGTTCGTCGGACGTGACGCCTGGGTGGTCGGTCAGGCTTTCATGACGATGAAATACACGGGCATCAACACTGCGCCCGTGGCCGAGGCCGGGCCGGACCAGGAAGTGGAAGTCGGCGCGGTCGTGCAACTGGACGGCAGCGCCTCCTACGACCTGGAAGGCGATCCGCTGACCTACGCCTGGACGCAGGTCGGCGGCGAGTCGGCGGCGCTGGACGACCCTGCGGCTGTCGCGCCGGTGTTCACGGCCAGTCAGGTTGGGGAGTACGAGTTCGAATTAGTCGTCAGTGATTTCGAGTTCGCCGGCGAGCCCGACCGCGTGACGATCCTCGCCGTGGAAACGGCGGACGACGACACAACCCCCGGCGACGACGACACCGCGCCCGCCGATGATGACAGCGACGCGACGGACGACGATGATGACGCCGCGCCCGGCGCTTCGTCGAACGATGATGACGACGATACGGGCGCCTGCGGCTGCTGACCTGATTGCGTGATTTGAGGAGACGAACCGCTCCGGCTAGTCGAAATCGGCCTGGGTGACGCGCAGCACTTCT is part of the Candidatus Lernaella stagnicola genome and encodes:
- a CDS encoding SGNH/GDSL hydrolase family protein translates to MLLGLVAAAALIELGLRLASVTITVTVRPPDNEVQTHFDDLIVCAGDSHTAGQGAPRGLGYPEQLEALLNESRGGRITRVINLGLGGQNSSEAADSVLAFLEHTPRAPVAIIFNAGKNNDHNLRRARIAPELVHEGDYRDWARYLLSESRAFRLSQITVRRLEGLAREERNTETLEYEDMLYVDGPGEIAMMRRWIEMDLDALAARTSCPVVLLNYWTPVSWVDETFAAAATRPRFHFCDARAFGTDFSLEFIATADITEKHLGGHPNERGYAVLAELVGKLLREEILPAAAPGI
- a CDS encoding ABC transporter permease, with translation MKTTDFLQRTGHKVADAMAGFGRVISLGGQTIVQSVKPPYEISEIFRQVQLLGVESISIALLTAFFTGMVFALQFAVGLDRFGGKEYVSVVTGIAFLRELGPVLCSVVVGSRVGSGIAAELGSMAVTEQIDAIRALGSNPVKKLVVPRMWAMLIALPSLAMLADVVGIAGGMVVGVTEVGLSAQTYLSDTIDGVGVVDLITGLIKTYFFAVGIVLIACHNGMTAYGGTEGVGQATTKTVVGGLIYLFLADFFLTRAMIPFG
- a CDS encoding PKD domain-containing protein: MKRRHHDAHRTPKNISRYRKWTIRLMIGCLLALFAAPAAADVGSWELLNQYGITYSNSALVRLSAPSADYLYTASVHQDGAESAQLMHLSTDGGYTWDTLVRVVADPGFCGMFKFVHMILDVQFVSETYGIRGGFGAKDACFDALPEPLCLACIFLNGTEAHVTEDGGETWQPAVLHDAPLNGSINVIHMLDEAVGYAGGQYGTFLVTSDGGRNWTHLGNPDTSSDEWEVRVHDIFFLDDQTGYIGTGFYDDDLAPPILTEATQPQQVVEWAIHRTRMERDARYRMAYGLAHPDNGPKGAYGKIMKTTDGGQSWTVLHQDDARAFYNVLFLDEDNGFAIGESYKGFVSPLYVLLRTRDGGATWQEVNLPPWQSISGLIDEYWMYDINFVSDHLGFVIADGPSFPLARTIVFYTEDGGDTWQVDPFNEGTYAPLDIEFVGRDAWVVGQAFMTMKYTGINTAPVAEAGPDQEVEVGAVVQLDGSASYDLEGDPLTYAWTQVGGESAALDDPAAVAPVFTASQVGEYEFELVVSDFEFAGEPDRVTILAVETADDDTTPGDDDTAPADDDSDATDDDDDAAPGASSNDDDDDTGACGC
- a CDS encoding MlaD family protein translates to MALSKSNEIKVGLFALITLGAFLASIIVLTSKTSLFRSTITLETSFKDIAGLINGSEVRLSGVTVGFVKDIRFSPEEGDPTVFVDFSIDDRGMDRVNKDGVATISSLGLLGKKYLEVVPGDISAGLVEDGDFLKGIDPASMAEALDKAGVVLDNIGETSAHLKTLFASIAGEGDAQTELSRTIANIRRITSEVESGKGVLHELIYSPAKAEILNDLKATVANIRTISKRIEEGPGNVHEIIYGEQIKVFLDDLRQTSEVLRAVITDVRDESGVIHGLIYDEDKAQMLEDLKKSAANLAKISERIERGEGTLGGLLIDPTIYEDLKKLTGEVERNRVLKTYIRYVVQKREADLEESLEPPKTPVIEQPEEDTDTPQTDEPN
- a CDS encoding ATP-binding cassette domain-containing protein; translation: MAKGDTLIRFEHVEKSFGPKVIYDDLTIDVKEGENLVIIGGSGTGKSVLLKILIGLLTPEAGHVWFGDREITAMGEDELIKVRADIAYVFQQAALFDSMTVADNIAYPLRAHLNLTHDELWDKVQLNLDRVGLPGSAHLMPSELSGGMRKRIGLARAIALEPRVILWDEPTTGLDPSNTRRISELILKMQEDLSVTSLVVTHDMSSAMLVADRIALLHDLRIHQVIAKADIKNEPEGSLIRDFIEGNLDL